In one Neobacillus sp. WH10 genomic region, the following are encoded:
- a CDS encoding DrmE family protein produces the protein MERELTENLRAAFNKASLLINNKLIDKNEFISKNSDKMLKLLTDSNKERGIILHPGTCLLLYLSIILASFKSFLSDDSDIMSFLDELAIGELVLYDNKRGEYKGRDDLDRIIIENYDRGTLTTNRVPVLFANKITPYYGSAKTLDGRGVRNKNTTLKFISTLFDLKIKDIKSITNKSIIVVCEKQEADRFIECLSIEVNKKCFRIGQLFPSAYYTPSDIYYYSGNSAKVEPIIKFTNKLSVARELIIENKGIETLVIDGTKYFSEDISEVSSIYNRSSLKTIMFLGEMQSGIESTVFQSFENLQSYIWTKEHIGEISLGHNLDKNVFCEESVILQKMLHNTKNYKFNIVEKESVLDHRKFYELKKLLHTLIKQRESNEKINSFIIKGYWLLNLLERSFFPLSVMEKLISEGQINALSPAKELENMQNIVTEFNDSIFEERMKEIVITLKHIKTEMDTLNPKYNYLSSLLNQYKYKRIKMAVMCDKTYYQKIFNEAIPAFLKESVEKIDFCTPNKFKTNILYQIVIVIGILDWSKLNPLLLSNANEVTFLLYPNEIKRIKLAESQTKKKLHLLRNYSQEENKDEFLTGIHSDLDELFTNNEELEERNLEREIEKYINHFSLHYVISELKTGITGGLQTSEIKRVAFLETGEKVFFTQYYSPYVFEVESQAVIETDVSSLKPGDLLIFTNFDTDTRDIVERVLDLILESENCDESFRESYKKSFYWKQVLKEYMNSNNFTFHELSEWSKKFGKRKHEVTLRSWLDEKSHIVGPRESESFQMIAKMTNDKRMIEDPNSFHEACREVRSMRIRILKYIGKNIIRTYNKNYDISNDEIFSELPIDISNMSRLIQIDRIMDVNNLIIPSYNTNRPQNI, from the coding sequence ATGGAGAGGGAGTTGACCGAAAACTTACGTGCCGCTTTTAATAAGGCAAGTTTGCTTATCAATAATAAATTGATAGATAAAAATGAATTTATCTCTAAAAATTCTGATAAAATGTTAAAACTGCTTACGGATTCAAATAAAGAACGGGGAATCATTCTTCATCCAGGAACATGTTTATTGCTTTATTTATCTATAATTTTAGCATCTTTCAAATCTTTTTTATCAGATGATTCAGATATAATGTCATTTTTGGATGAATTGGCTATTGGTGAACTTGTTCTTTACGATAATAAACGAGGAGAGTATAAAGGTCGAGACGATCTGGATAGAATCATCATTGAGAATTACGATAGAGGAACATTAACGACTAACAGAGTACCTGTTTTATTTGCTAATAAAATTACACCATATTATGGAAGTGCTAAAACGCTTGATGGTAGAGGAGTTAGAAATAAAAACACAACATTAAAGTTCATTTCGACCTTGTTTGATTTAAAAATAAAGGATATTAAAAGTATTACAAATAAATCAATCATTGTTGTTTGTGAAAAGCAGGAAGCTGATAGATTTATAGAATGTTTAAGTATTGAGGTCAATAAAAAGTGTTTTAGAATCGGACAGCTATTTCCGTCTGCCTATTATACACCAAGTGACATATACTATTATTCCGGGAATTCCGCTAAAGTGGAACCAATAATAAAATTTACAAATAAGCTTTCTGTAGCACGCGAGCTTATCATTGAAAATAAGGGAATTGAGACCCTAGTAATAGATGGGACAAAATATTTTTCTGAGGATATTTCAGAAGTTTCCAGTATTTACAATAGGAGTTCATTGAAAACTATTATGTTTTTGGGAGAAATGCAATCTGGAATCGAATCAACTGTATTCCAAAGTTTTGAAAATCTTCAATCATATATATGGACGAAAGAACATATAGGTGAAATTTCTCTTGGACACAATCTTGATAAAAATGTTTTTTGTGAAGAAAGTGTAATCCTTCAAAAAATGTTACATAACACCAAGAATTATAAATTTAATATTGTAGAAAAAGAAAGCGTTTTAGATCATCGGAAATTCTATGAATTAAAAAAGCTATTACATACCTTAATAAAACAGAGAGAGTCAAATGAAAAAATAAATTCATTTATAATAAAGGGTTATTGGTTATTAAATCTGTTGGAAAGGTCATTCTTTCCATTATCGGTGATGGAGAAACTAATTTCTGAGGGACAGATTAACGCATTGTCGCCAGCAAAAGAACTTGAAAATATGCAAAATATTGTTACTGAATTCAATGATTCTATATTTGAAGAAAGAATGAAAGAAATAGTCATCACACTCAAACATATTAAAACAGAAATGGATACCTTGAATCCAAAATATAATTATCTTTCTAGTCTTTTAAACCAGTATAAGTATAAAAGGATAAAGATGGCAGTTATGTGTGATAAAACATATTATCAAAAGATATTTAATGAGGCCATCCCAGCCTTCTTAAAAGAAAGTGTTGAAAAAATCGATTTTTGTACCCCAAATAAATTTAAGACAAATATACTTTATCAAATTGTTATTGTAATCGGAATTCTTGACTGGAGCAAACTTAATCCATTACTGTTGTCAAATGCAAACGAAGTGACATTTTTACTGTACCCAAATGAAATAAAACGTATAAAACTAGCAGAGTCACAAACAAAAAAGAAACTTCATTTACTTAGAAACTACAGTCAAGAAGAAAATAAAGATGAATTTTTAACAGGCATCCATAGTGATTTAGATGAATTATTTACAAATAATGAAGAGTTAGAAGAAAGGAACCTTGAGAGGGAAATTGAGAAATACATTAATCATTTCTCACTTCATTATGTCATTTCAGAGTTGAAAACTGGAATAACGGGAGGATTACAAACTTCGGAGATTAAGAGAGTTGCTTTTCTTGAAACCGGAGAAAAGGTATTTTTTACCCAATATTATTCACCTTATGTTTTTGAAGTAGAGAGTCAAGCAGTAATTGAAACAGATGTGTCCTCATTGAAACCGGGTGACTTGTTAATTTTTACAAATTTCGACACTGATACCAGGGACATAGTTGAAAGAGTATTGGATCTCATTTTGGAAAGCGAAAATTGTGATGAGAGTTTTCGGGAAAGCTATAAAAAGTCATTTTATTGGAAACAGGTATTAAAGGAATATATGAATTCTAATAACTTTACTTTCCATGAATTGTCCGAATGGTCGAAGAAATTTGGAAAAAGAAAACATGAAGTAACATTACGGTCATGGTTGGATGAAAAAAGCCATATTGTGGGCCCTAGGGAAAGCGAATCATTCCAAATGATTGCAAAGATGACGAATGATAAAAGAATGATAGAAGATCCTAATTCATTCCATGAAGCGTGTAGGGAAGTCCGTTCAATGAGAATAAGAATCTTAAAATACATTGGGAAAAACATCATTCGAACATATAATAAAAATTATGATATTTCCAATGATGAAATATTTTCCGAGTTACCTATCGATATTTCCAATATGTCACGGTTAATACAAATTGATAGAATAATGGATGTTAATAATTTAATTATTCCTTCCTACAACACGAACCGGCCTCAGAATATATAA
- a CDS encoding RNA methyltransferase, with product MIDPAIDITPQKGTPYIYTYACSEDERSLCALEMRSLFGKVSQSNVLESFVKIDPSRSPFIKERISVIYEAENLDNLYQQVEALQLSGATFKITYVKNKGKTKSENEGFERRRAVEREIGLHVNGKADLRFPDQSFGILHVNGRWVFGEYVKSESVWFRHQKKPNGYSTALSTRVARAVVNIAIPNPKGIKAIDPCCGIGTVLIEARSMGIDIVGSDRNQLILPGARENMAHFGLTGEIKLADLRDITNHYDVAIIDLPYNLCSVITPEEQLEMLQSARGFADKVVVVTVEPVDEILLKAGFSIIDRGVANKGLFSREVIVCN from the coding sequence ATGATTGATCCCGCCATAGATATTACTCCACAAAAAGGAACGCCCTATATATATACCTATGCCTGCTCTGAGGATGAACGCTCTTTATGTGCGTTGGAAATGCGCTCATTATTCGGCAAGGTGTCCCAATCTAATGTCTTGGAAAGCTTCGTAAAAATTGATCCAAGTCGGAGCCCTTTTATTAAAGAAAGAATAAGTGTGATATATGAAGCGGAAAACCTGGACAATCTTTATCAGCAGGTGGAAGCTTTACAACTAAGCGGAGCAACCTTTAAAATCACTTATGTGAAAAATAAAGGTAAGACTAAAAGTGAAAACGAGGGATTCGAGAGACGACGGGCAGTTGAACGTGAAATTGGATTACACGTCAACGGAAAAGCAGATCTTCGTTTCCCAGACCAATCTTTTGGCATCCTGCATGTAAATGGAAGATGGGTATTCGGCGAGTATGTGAAAAGTGAGTCGGTTTGGTTTCGACATCAAAAGAAGCCAAATGGATACTCCACTGCCCTCAGCACACGTGTTGCTAGAGCCGTGGTGAATATCGCCATCCCCAATCCAAAAGGGATTAAAGCCATTGATCCTTGCTGCGGAATTGGCACTGTCCTAATTGAAGCCCGATCAATGGGCATCGACATAGTTGGAAGCGACCGAAATCAGCTAATCCTCCCTGGAGCACGGGAAAACATGGCACACTTTGGTCTTACTGGGGAAATAAAATTAGCTGATCTTCGCGATATCACCAATCATTATGATGTAGCCATTATTGATTTGCCATATAATTTGTGTTCGGTAATCACTCCGGAGGAACAACTGGAAATGCTTCAAAGTGCACGTGGGTTTGCAGACAAAGTGGTCGTGGTGACCGTTGAACCCGTCGATGAAATCCTATTAAAAGCAGGTTTTTCGATTATTGACCGCGGTGTTGCTAATAAAGGATTATTTAGTAGAGAAGTGATTGTTTGCAATTAA
- a CDS encoding transcriptional regulator: MSSKISRLMRIINLIQNSPGIKATELAKICEVSERSIYRDLIALSEAGIPVTSNEGRGNGYTFASIFAMYPLDWTPEEAMAFSLLPGVVKQNLIQTDPHFQTAYEKIMATYNKEQRSQQQSISKLVTLIQSGKPQNKIENSNKFLLPIAESMVKNQTLKVKYETKSREDINDRFIDPYYLIPRESKFYLLAYCHMREDFRTFRLSRFLKVEATNRIFTKRQLDLQKYYQNTWSIIKGDKKIYFKVLFNKNVARYVMEKELFATPKLTEYEDGSLLFEITLNHDEEFLKWVRQYGPDAEIIEPVEYRVMMQEELRKWADMYKEK, from the coding sequence ATGTCATCAAAAATCTCAAGGTTAATGCGAATTATCAACTTAATACAAAATTCACCAGGGATAAAAGCAACTGAATTAGCAAAAATCTGTGAGGTTTCGGAGAGATCAATTTATCGTGACCTAATTGCCCTTTCAGAGGCTGGAATCCCTGTCACCAGTAACGAAGGAAGAGGTAATGGTTATACGTTTGCTAGTATTTTTGCTATGTATCCTCTAGATTGGACACCGGAAGAAGCAATGGCGTTTAGTTTGCTGCCAGGAGTAGTGAAGCAAAACCTAATCCAAACAGACCCTCATTTTCAAACTGCTTATGAAAAAATAATGGCTACATATAACAAAGAACAAAGAAGTCAGCAGCAAAGCATTTCTAAACTTGTAACACTAATCCAATCTGGTAAACCACAAAATAAAATCGAAAATTCCAACAAATTTCTTTTACCAATCGCTGAATCAATGGTCAAGAATCAAACACTTAAAGTTAAATATGAAACAAAAAGTCGGGAGGATATTAATGATAGGTTTATCGATCCATATTATTTGATTCCGAGGGAAAGTAAATTTTATTTACTAGCATATTGTCACATGAGAGAAGATTTCCGAACATTTAGACTCTCTCGTTTCCTTAAAGTCGAGGCAACTAATAGGATATTTACAAAGAGACAATTGGATCTCCAGAAATATTATCAAAACACATGGTCAATCATCAAAGGAGACAAGAAAATCTATTTTAAAGTGCTATTCAACAAGAATGTAGCGAGGTATGTGATGGAAAAGGAGCTATTTGCTACGCCAAAGTTAACAGAATATGAGGATGGGAGCCTACTATTTGAAATAACATTAAACCACGATGAAGAATTTCTAAAATGGGTGCGGCAGTATGGTCCAGACGCAGAAATTATTGAGCCCGTGGAATATAGAGTAATGATGCAGGAAGAACTACGAAAATGGGCAGATATGTATAAAGAAAAATAA
- a CDS encoding DnaB-like helicase C-terminal domain-containing protein, whose product MGKTAFALNLALHAAFKDVSAVFSLEMGKKQLLKRMAGFTGSIDSLKMKNPMKEFQEDDWQHFTDSIATLSKTNLHIFDRAGMDVPFIWSKLRKIRREYDREKRILVVIDYLQLIEGDPKYKQNRQAEISEISRALKTMARELNVVVIALSQLSRGVESRTDKRPILSDLRESGQIEQDADLIAFLYRDDYYTNDSPLKDRMEVILAKHRNGPTGTMELGFNKEYGKFVHLEK is encoded by the coding sequence ATGGGAAAAACGGCATTCGCCTTGAATTTGGCGCTGCATGCGGCATTTAAAGATGTAAGTGCCGTATTTTCCTTAGAAATGGGAAAAAAGCAGCTGCTGAAACGCATGGCTGGTTTTACAGGAAGCATCGATAGTCTCAAAATGAAGAACCCAATGAAGGAGTTTCAAGAGGACGATTGGCAGCATTTCACGGACAGTATTGCAACGTTATCAAAGACCAATCTTCATATTTTTGACCGGGCAGGGATGGATGTCCCTTTTATCTGGTCAAAGCTCCGCAAGATCCGCAGGGAGTACGATCGTGAAAAAAGGATCCTGGTCGTGATTGATTATCTGCAGCTGATCGAGGGTGATCCGAAATACAAACAAAACCGCCAGGCAGAGATTAGTGAAATAAGCAGAGCCTTAAAAACGATGGCGAGGGAACTGAATGTGGTCGTTATTGCCCTTTCACAGCTGAGCCGTGGGGTTGAAAGCCGCACGGATAAACGGCCGATCCTGTCTGACTTAAGGGAAAGTGGTCAAATTGAGCAGGATGCTGATTTAATCGCCTTTCTCTATCGTGATGATTACTATACGAATGATTCTCCACTGAAGGACAGAATGGAAGTTATTCTTGCCAAGCATCGGAATGGGCCGACTGGAACAATGGAACTTGGGTTTAACAAGGAATATGGGAAGTTTGTTCATTTAGAGAAGTAG
- a CDS encoding Piwi domain-containing protein: MGHYYLTEWLSSTNTEEIPLHIYKVPIKEIHNRHAEGGMIAYNLRKNNDFKTLVFFDQYIASFEELESWGEQAYLSYTHKIIDPSRSIDRTLMERLIKREIEQRSDKDFILDKGIFRYKKEKPLQTREMKIFPAIHLDVTVEDTGSIVIGFEYKHLFEFNRFIISDLASVQPGTKLVDSTNKKAYEYIFKEVAAYKAGDISPYLGESVISYYQRKGQFFKLNGIDENSPVVHVESKDGKVFPYLPHLLKLRCSFDQIPNHLKNVVNKAIKLSAHEKMGNLLKAVGQLVSFIDRLTFPKKNVFAENLGYQVKYLPKPSLLFGENVITNNINSGLSKGGVYRGNVAKVSFFVDPSLQGNPNFRIQIKDFIDILSRQSDQLGVKLDISTKPIELRGQLHPKLFSSQELNYELKSLGKHFEGTIIVLGTEQSTANAYLPIKKEFGGRQDLVTQFVNFSPKLLDLSKSHYQIMNILLGIYVKSGIQPWILGESLYSDCFIGLDVSHENGKHTSGVIQVIGKDGRLIKQKSQVTSERGEIISWDSLKDILLDSIHAYQEVYGKQPKHLTIHRDGFGREDIEQAQSLLDSMNIQIDFVEVLKNNNRRMAVYEGNKWITQQGLCYLSKKERKGYLCSTNPREFVGMAQPIKIIQRTETLSFEQIMSDIYKLSFMHIHSMQKTRLPISTHYADLSSTFYNRGLLHPRSQHEHALPFV; this comes from the coding sequence GTGGGACATTATTATCTAACCGAGTGGCTTTCATCAACAAATACAGAAGAAATTCCTCTTCATATCTATAAAGTTCCGATTAAAGAGATTCATAACAGGCATGCTGAAGGTGGCATGATTGCTTATAATCTACGTAAAAACAATGATTTTAAGACTTTGGTTTTCTTCGATCAATATATTGCCTCTTTTGAGGAACTGGAAAGTTGGGGAGAACAAGCATATTTGTCATATACACATAAGATCATTGATCCGAGTAGATCCATAGACCGAACACTTATGGAGCGGCTTATTAAAAGGGAGATTGAACAGCGGTCAGATAAAGATTTCATATTAGACAAAGGTATTTTTCGTTATAAAAAGGAAAAACCCCTCCAGACGAGGGAAATGAAAATATTTCCTGCTATCCATCTTGATGTTACCGTGGAGGATACAGGGAGCATTGTCATAGGATTTGAGTATAAGCATCTATTTGAATTTAACAGATTTATCATTAGTGATCTTGCATCGGTACAACCAGGAACTAAACTCGTGGACAGCACCAACAAGAAAGCATATGAGTACATTTTTAAAGAAGTAGCTGCCTATAAAGCCGGGGACATTAGTCCTTATCTTGGTGAGTCCGTTATCTCCTATTATCAGAGAAAGGGACAATTTTTCAAACTGAATGGCATTGATGAGAACTCGCCCGTGGTTCATGTGGAAAGTAAAGATGGGAAGGTATTCCCTTATTTGCCACACTTATTAAAATTGCGTTGCTCATTCGACCAAATACCCAATCATTTAAAGAATGTTGTAAATAAGGCAATTAAGCTATCTGCGCATGAAAAAATGGGGAATTTATTGAAAGCAGTAGGTCAACTAGTATCCTTCATAGATAGACTTACCTTTCCAAAGAAAAATGTTTTTGCGGAGAACTTAGGCTATCAAGTTAAATATCTTCCAAAGCCTAGCCTTCTTTTTGGTGAAAATGTAATTACAAATAATATTAACTCAGGCCTTTCAAAGGGAGGAGTTTACAGAGGGAATGTAGCAAAAGTTAGTTTTTTTGTTGACCCAAGTCTTCAAGGAAATCCAAATTTTCGAATTCAAATAAAGGATTTTATTGACATCCTGTCAAGACAGTCGGATCAACTAGGTGTAAAACTGGATATTTCAACAAAGCCAATAGAACTTAGAGGGCAGTTACATCCAAAACTATTTTCCTCACAGGAATTAAATTATGAACTAAAATCACTGGGGAAACACTTTGAAGGAACAATTATTGTACTAGGGACAGAGCAATCAACGGCAAATGCATATCTACCAATTAAAAAGGAATTCGGTGGTCGCCAAGACCTCGTTACCCAGTTTGTCAATTTCTCACCAAAACTTCTAGATTTATCAAAATCACACTATCAAATTATGAATATCCTGTTGGGGATATATGTGAAATCTGGGATTCAGCCATGGATACTAGGTGAATCTCTTTATTCGGATTGTTTTATTGGTTTAGATGTCTCTCATGAAAATGGAAAACACACATCTGGGGTTATTCAAGTCATTGGGAAAGATGGAAGGTTAATTAAGCAAAAGTCCCAAGTTACCTCGGAGCGAGGGGAAATCATCAGTTGGGACTCTCTTAAAGATATTCTGCTGGATAGTATACATGCATATCAGGAAGTTTACGGAAAGCAGCCAAAACATCTTACAATTCACCGAGACGGATTTGGAAGAGAGGATATAGAACAGGCTCAATCCCTTCTTGACTCGATGAACATCCAAATCGATTTTGTTGAAGTGTTAAAAAACAATAATAGAAGAATGGCTGTATATGAAGGGAATAAGTGGATTACGCAACAAGGTCTATGTTACCTATCCAAGAAGGAAAGAAAAGGATATCTGTGTTCAACTAATCCTAGAGAATTTGTAGGAATGGCACAGCCCATCAAAATAATACAACGTACGGAGACTTTAAGTTTTGAGCAAATTATGTCTGATATCTACAAGCTTTCCTTTATGCATATCCATTCTATGCAAAAAACAAGACTTCCTATCAGTACTCATTATGCGGATCTTAGCTCTACTTTTTATAATAGGGGGTTATTACATCCGCGATCGCAGCATGAGCATGCTTTGCCGTTTGTATAA